Proteins encoded together in one Chloroflexota bacterium window:
- a CDS encoding AAA family ATPase, with the protein MTTQSTTDDLFDSPITYPDVGARERLYRLVGVDDHKTRLAKMLGLLINPSGLNAWVSKHHPEASGVLDTVLRRPPLVVLAGDVGSGKSELAETIGDDVARREGVSIVLFPMSLSTRGQGRVGEMTQLLSAAFDHTLREARRFKDVNGASRGAVVLLVDEADAIAQSREAAQMHHEDRAGVNAFIRGVDRLANSKLPAAVIMCTNRLGALDPAVQRRAADILTFTRPDRGQRSAILAPHLHQLGFSQTQLAAVVDATGPHQHGDYGFTFSDLTQRLLPAIVLDAYPDGPVNADSALKITQAMTPTAPFRDGAS; encoded by the coding sequence GTGACAACGCAGTCGACCACCGACGACCTGTTTGACAGCCCCATCACCTACCCAGACGTCGGAGCGCGAGAGCGTCTGTACCGCCTCGTTGGGGTGGACGACCACAAGACCCGCTTGGCTAAGATGCTCGGACTGCTCATCAACCCATCAGGTCTCAATGCCTGGGTGAGCAAGCACCATCCCGAAGCCAGCGGAGTGCTCGACACGGTATTGAGAAGGCCGCCTCTCGTCGTGCTGGCTGGCGACGTTGGATCTGGGAAATCTGAGCTCGCGGAGACCATCGGCGATGATGTGGCCCGTCGGGAGGGCGTGAGCATCGTACTTTTCCCGATGAGTCTCTCCACACGTGGACAAGGACGCGTTGGCGAGATGACCCAGTTACTGTCCGCTGCCTTCGACCACACTCTGAGGGAAGCTCGAAGGTTCAAGGATGTCAACGGGGCCTCACGAGGAGCTGTCGTTCTCCTGGTAGACGAAGCCGATGCTATCGCCCAATCACGTGAGGCGGCACAGATGCATCATGAAGACCGGGCCGGTGTGAATGCCTTTATCCGTGGGGTAGACCGCCTTGCCAACAGCAAGCTTCCGGCTGCCGTGATCATGTGCACAAACCGGCTCGGTGCTTTGGATCCGGCAGTACAGCGCCGTGCAGCAGACATCCTCACATTCACTCGACCAGACAGGGGGCAACGCTCGGCCATACTAGCGCCGCACTTACACCAGTTGGGGTTTTCGCAGACGCAGCTCGCAGCTGTGGTCGATGCCACCGGGCCACACCAGCATGGGGACTACGGCTTTACATTCTCAGATCTCACCCAGAGGCTTCTACCCGCAATTGTGCTCGATGCGTATCCCGACGGCCCAGTAAACGCGGACAGTGCTCTGAAGATCACCCAAGCAATGACTCCTACAGCGCCCTTCCGGGATGGTGCATCGTGA
- a CDS encoding N-6 DNA methylase: MADTADQHNIPPTLQSIRARLDLTQEQLAERLGVSFATVNRWEGGVTMPQKAGRAAIAALAAEAGVDSTEPVVDEVEAATRVTRRRSRRQKDAVPTTKPMEQMLWDAACSIRGAKDAAKFKDYLLPLLFLKRLSDVFDDEIDRLAEQYGSRTFAQEVIEGDHKAVRFYLPPEARWSVVNGREAHDWPLDAGGRSTRPRDVGEHLTRAVRAVVRYNPTLSGVIDLVDFASERNGERDLNPARLADVVETFSDPRYRLGLADVQPDFLGRAYEYLLRKFAEGSGQRAGEFFTPTEVGFLMAHIMRPRPGETCHDYACGSAGLLIKLQLVARETDPTSRVPLKLYGQELQADSYAVAHMNAIIHGMEVQIERGDTMINPKFKDAAGRITGHDIVVANPMWNQDFTPAIFANDPFDRFRTAGGVTTGKGDWAWLQHTLSCLNERGRAAVVLDTGAVTRGSGSKNEDRERNIRKWFVERDLIDGVILLPDNLFYNTNAAGIIVVLAKRKPEARKDKIVLVNAGRRVGKGRPKNYIPEGDIRPIAAAFLKGEAVDGEVAVITREQAAEADYNLSPSRWVGQTDAVAQRPIAEIIAEMRLLDEEAREVDATLARMLERLQ; this comes from the coding sequence ATGGCAGATACAGCAGACCAACACAATATCCCCCCAACTCTTCAATCCATCCGCGCGAGGCTGGATCTGACGCAGGAGCAGCTTGCCGAGAGGCTTGGTGTGTCGTTCGCTACCGTGAACCGGTGGGAGGGCGGCGTGACCATGCCACAGAAGGCGGGGCGGGCGGCTATCGCCGCACTCGCTGCCGAGGCGGGCGTCGACTCCACCGAGCCGGTGGTGGACGAGGTGGAGGCTGCGACCCGCGTGACCCGACGGCGGTCGCGTCGCCAGAAGGATGCTGTTCCCACCACCAAGCCCATGGAGCAGATGCTGTGGGACGCCGCCTGCTCGATCCGAGGCGCAAAGGACGCGGCCAAGTTCAAGGATTACCTGCTGCCGCTCCTTTTCCTCAAGCGCCTTTCGGATGTGTTCGACGACGAGATCGACCGGCTGGCCGAACAGTACGGGAGCCGGACATTCGCGCAGGAGGTCATAGAAGGAGACCACAAAGCGGTGCGCTTCTACCTGCCGCCCGAGGCCCGGTGGAGCGTGGTCAACGGTCGAGAGGCCCACGACTGGCCCCTCGACGCCGGGGGCCGCAGCACCCGCCCCCGCGACGTCGGCGAGCACCTGACCAGGGCCGTCCGCGCCGTCGTGCGCTACAATCCCACGCTCTCCGGCGTCATAGACCTCGTGGACTTTGCCTCCGAGCGCAACGGCGAGCGCGACCTGAATCCGGCCCGGCTCGCCGACGTGGTCGAGACCTTCTCCGACCCCCGCTACCGCCTGGGCCTCGCCGACGTGCAGCCCGACTTCCTGGGCCGCGCCTACGAGTACCTGCTTCGCAAGTTCGCCGAAGGTTCCGGTCAGAGGGCGGGCGAGTTTTTCACCCCCACCGAGGTCGGCTTTCTCATGGCCCACATCATGCGCCCCCGGCCCGGCGAGACCTGCCATGACTATGCCTGCGGCTCGGCGGGACTGCTCATCAAGCTCCAGTTGGTCGCCCGGGAGACCGACCCCACCAGCCGCGTTCCCCTCAAGCTATATGGTCAGGAGTTGCAGGCCGACAGCTACGCCGTCGCCCACATGAACGCCATCATCCATGGCATGGAGGTACAGATAGAGCGCGGCGACACCATGATCAACCCCAAGTTCAAGGACGCCGCGGGCCGCATCACCGGCCACGACATCGTGGTCGCCAATCCGATGTGGAACCAGGACTTCACCCCGGCCATCTTCGCGAACGACCCGTTCGACCGCTTCCGTACCGCCGGAGGCGTCACCACCGGCAAGGGCGACTGGGCATGGCTCCAGCACACACTGTCCTGCCTGAACGAGCGCGGGCGGGCGGCCGTGGTGCTGGACACCGGCGCGGTGACGCGCGGCTCCGGCAGCAAGAACGAGGACCGGGAGCGCAACATCCGCAAGTGGTTCGTGGAGCGCGACCTGATCGACGGCGTGATCCTGCTGCCGGACAACCTCTTCTACAACACGAACGCCGCCGGCATCATCGTGGTGCTCGCCAAGCGCAAGCCGGAGGCGCGCAAAGACAAGATCGTGCTCGTCAACGCCGGCCGACGCGTGGGCAAGGGCCGACCCAAGAACTACATCCCGGAGGGGGATATCCGTCCCATAGCGGCTGCTTTCTTGAAAGGCGAGGCTGTGGATGGCGAGGTGGCCGTCATCACCCGCGAGCAGGCGGCAGAGGCCGACTACAACCTCAGCCCCAGCCGCTGGGTGGGACAGACCGACGCCGTAGCTCAGCGCCCGATTGCGGAGATCATCGCTGAGATGCGGCTCCTCGATGAAGAAGCCCGTGAGGTCGATGCGACGCTGGCGAGAATGCTGGAGCGCCTGCAATGA
- a CDS encoding restriction endonuclease subunit S, which produces MVSENWTIKSFAEIARYSAGRTPARATPEYWMAADDSVPWVAISDMTEFGLVSQTKERISGTAFDEIFGNKAVPAGTLLMSFKLTIGRIATLGVDACHNEAIIAIYPHEGVNQSYLGYFLSQVDYDALQDRQVKGNTLNRNKIDRIQVLLPPQSEQVRIAEFLDHVRRSIDLQDQSLATAQALKRAAMHTLFTRGLRGEPQKETEIGPVPESWEPVAVNSVAVVKGGKRMPKGVALTSENTGQPYIRVTDFRDHRVDAGQVLFVPDGYKSVIARYTISSRDVYISIAGTIGLVGQISESLDGANLTENAAKVSVTDERVTPRFLMYALASDTCQTQIAQSTATNAQPKLALVRIEQLQLPIPPKLDEQREVVAILDAIDHKIDLHRRKRAMLEELFKALLHKLMTGGIRAADLDLSAMVESTDFSQE; this is translated from the coding sequence GTGGTCTCGGAGAACTGGACAATAAAGTCTTTTGCCGAGATAGCCCGCTATTCGGCAGGACGGACACCTGCCCGCGCCACACCAGAGTACTGGATGGCAGCGGACGATAGTGTCCCATGGGTTGCAATTTCCGATATGACTGAGTTCGGCTTAGTCTCGCAGACAAAGGAACGCATCTCAGGAACAGCGTTTGACGAGATATTCGGAAACAAGGCAGTTCCAGCCGGCACCTTGCTGATGAGTTTCAAGCTAACGATAGGACGAATAGCCACGCTTGGGGTAGATGCCTGCCACAACGAAGCCATCATTGCCATCTACCCTCACGAGGGAGTAAACCAGAGTTATTTGGGCTACTTTCTCTCACAGGTGGATTACGACGCCCTACAAGATAGGCAAGTCAAAGGGAACACTCTCAATCGCAACAAGATTGACCGTATTCAAGTCTTGCTGCCACCGCAAAGTGAGCAGGTTAGAATCGCTGAGTTCCTGGACCACGTTCGACGTTCCATCGACTTGCAGGACCAGAGTCTTGCCACGGCCCAGGCCCTCAAACGTGCCGCCATGCACACCCTCTTCACCCGCGGCCTGCGCGGCGAGCCGCAGAAGGAAACCGAGATCGGGCCGGTGCCGGAGAGTTGGGAGCCTGTTGCCGTCAACTCCGTCGCCGTTGTGAAGGGCGGGAAGCGAATGCCCAAGGGGGTTGCGCTAACCAGCGAGAACACAGGCCAGCCCTACATTCGTGTAACGGATTTCAGGGACCATAGAGTAGATGCTGGCCAAGTGCTATTTGTACCGGATGGTTACAAGTCCGTGATTGCTCGATATACCATATCCAGTAGGGATGTCTACATATCGATTGCCGGTACTATTGGGCTGGTAGGCCAGATTTCCGAGAGCCTAGATGGTGCTAACTTGACCGAAAACGCTGCCAAAGTCTCCGTAACAGATGAGCGGGTTACGCCACGCTTCTTGATGTATGCGCTTGCTTCGGATACATGCCAAACACAGATCGCGCAGTCTACAGCTACGAATGCCCAGCCGAAGCTAGCACTGGTACGGATAGAACAACTGCAGTTGCCAATACCTCCCAAATTGGACGAGCAGCGCGAGGTCGTTGCCATCCTAGATGCTATCGATCACAAGATAGATCTTCACCGCCGGAAGCGCGCCATGCTGGAGGAGCTGTTCAAGGCTCTGCTGCACAAGCTGATGACGGGGGGAATCAGGGCCGCCGATCTTGATTTATCGGCTATGGTGGAGTCGACGGATTTTTCACAGGAGTAA
- a CDS encoding toll/interleukin-1 receptor domain-containing protein: MIIGTNSQPPFMLYVVWHPNYALGEKVAGLFHDHYGAHRYRNVAGGASVRVIFRNAAAPGSQTPLPIDWDSTGTTAVVVLIDHSLTNDPAWVQYVHDLAGEAADRGLNTRVFPVEMEAGALEIGLEEQALRWDHWAGTNEEREQRLLRDLTHEFNRMLRHHLVRLQHPDAKESLERYLKKVNVFLSHSKHDDYGERIAGKIRDWLHNNSALSSFLDIYDIPAGTPFSSVIDHSIQDGVIIVIYTDSYSSREWCRREVITTKRANTPMLVVDCLQTVDERAFPYLGNVPFIRMDTICMDRIDQVVGLLLDEVFKDFLWRCSVERLRKRYPQILFIARSPELMSLVNLPARADETDQYIVYPDPPLGQAEAQLFADIAHDVHVQSLRQWLAEE, encoded by the coding sequence GTGATCATAGGAACCAACTCGCAACCTCCCTTTATGCTCTATGTCGTCTGGCATCCGAATTACGCTCTCGGTGAGAAGGTCGCAGGGCTGTTTCACGACCACTACGGCGCTCACCGGTATAGAAACGTGGCCGGTGGGGCCAGTGTGCGCGTTATTTTTCGGAATGCTGCTGCGCCCGGCTCTCAGACTCCCCTGCCAATTGACTGGGATAGCACCGGCACAACTGCGGTAGTTGTTTTGATTGATCACTCGCTTACAAATGATCCCGCATGGGTTCAGTATGTTCATGACCTTGCGGGAGAAGCCGCCGATAGAGGCCTTAACACCCGCGTGTTTCCGGTTGAGATGGAAGCGGGTGCGCTTGAAATAGGACTTGAGGAGCAAGCGCTGCGCTGGGACCATTGGGCAGGCACCAATGAAGAACGAGAACAGCGGCTCCTCAGAGATCTCACGCACGAGTTCAATAGGATGCTGAGACATCACTTAGTTCGGCTTCAGCATCCCGATGCCAAAGAGAGCCTTGAACGCTACTTGAAGAAAGTCAACGTCTTCCTCAGTCATTCTAAACACGATGACTACGGAGAGCGGATTGCAGGCAAGATTCGAGATTGGCTCCACAACAACAGCGCGTTGTCGAGCTTCTTGGACATTTATGACATTCCAGCAGGCACGCCATTTTCGTCGGTTATTGACCATTCCATACAAGACGGAGTGATTATAGTAATCTACACCGACTCCTACTCGTCGCGCGAGTGGTGCCGCCGTGAAGTGATAACAACAAAACGGGCGAACACGCCCATGCTGGTAGTTGACTGCCTGCAAACGGTTGACGAGCGAGCGTTCCCCTACTTGGGAAACGTGCCGTTTATTCGGATGGATACCATTTGCATGGATCGAATTGACCAAGTAGTGGGACTCTTACTCGATGAAGTATTCAAGGACTTTCTATGGCGATGCAGTGTCGAGCGCCTGCGCAAGCGTTACCCACAGATCCTGTTCATAGCGCGTTCGCCAGAGTTGATGTCACTGGTCAACCTGCCGGCCCGCGCCGACGAAACTGACCAGTATATCGTCTATCCTGATCCGCCTTTGGGTCAAGCGGAGGCACAGTTGTTCGCTGATATTGCCCACGACGTACATGTGCAAAGTCTGAGACAGTGGTTAGCGGAGGAGTGA
- a CDS encoding TIR domain-containing protein, whose product MDVHKVFISYHHDNDQWYKEELVRSGEQNRIFMNESVDIGDIPDHLSDQQIRKIIRDERLRLSTVTIVLVGTETRRRKHVDWEIYSSMYDGAVNKKSGILVIMLPPTDYGSLHVSHGLPEKALYPDITSWTSIHSRAEYERRYPYMPDRLIDNLVKPEAKISVTSWNRINPTSLRFLVEAAFQNRNHCEYDLSRSMRRVNS is encoded by the coding sequence ATGGACGTGCATAAAGTGTTTATCAGTTATCACCATGATAATGACCAGTGGTACAAAGAGGAATTGGTAAGATCTGGGGAGCAAAACCGAATCTTCATGAATGAGTCGGTCGATATCGGCGATATCCCTGACCACCTTAGCGATCAACAGATTCGCAAGATTATCAGGGATGAACGTCTGAGACTATCCACGGTCACCATTGTCCTAGTTGGAACTGAAACAAGACGCAGGAAGCACGTGGACTGGGAAATCTATTCAAGTATGTACGATGGGGCTGTTAACAAGAAATCGGGGATTTTGGTTATTATGCTGCCACCGACAGACTATGGTTCCCTTCACGTGTCACATGGACTGCCCGAGAAGGCCTTGTATCCGGACATAACGTCATGGACATCAATCCACTCAAGAGCTGAATACGAACGTCGATATCCCTACATGCCGGACAGGCTCATTGATAATTTAGTTAAGCCGGAGGCAAAGATATCTGTCACGTCATGGAACAGAATCAATCCCACGAGTCTGAGGTTTCTGGTTGAAGCAGCGTTTCAGAATCGGAACCACTGCGAGTATGACTTGAGCCGATCTATGAGACGAGTCAACTCGTGA
- a CDS encoding putative DNA binding domain-containing protein codes for MTIDRIAALAASGESETLEFKTSTGTRREAAWTVCAMLNQRGGCVLFGVTPEGRVAGQHVSERTIEEVSAELQRIDPAAFPSVERLPVNGDHEVIVVGVEKGPVRPYAYRGTAYRRVGNTTVAMSADEYNRMLTERMHGGQRWENQSLAGWSVDDLDEAEIRRTVAEAVRRGRLEEPVGGEPTDLLRGLGLLHDGVLLRAAAVLFGSTERLEFEMPQCLLRVARFRGIDRMEFLDNRQFNGNAFTLLANAERFLRDTLPIAGRFEQDRFERIDEPLYPPLATREALANALCHRDYSIGGSSVGIAVYDDRLEVTSSGSLHFGLTPEKLFGPHESRPWNPLIARTFYRRGIIEEWGSGTLKMAELTSSAGLPVPEIEDDGGAVTVRFRHGRFVPRPTTSGVSGPEERRETILALLEGVENGLTRREIHARVGSGISERQVRTTLEELRDNGLVMSTARGPLTRWRRVVGAG; via the coding sequence ATGACTATCGACCGAATTGCAGCACTGGCTGCGTCTGGCGAGTCTGAGACTTTGGAATTTAAGACTTCCACAGGAACCCGTCGTGAGGCGGCTTGGACCGTGTGCGCCATGCTGAATCAGCGAGGTGGCTGCGTTTTGTTTGGAGTGACACCGGAAGGGAGAGTAGCGGGACAGCATGTGAGTGAGCGTACGATTGAAGAGGTCAGTGCGGAACTACAGAGGATAGATCCAGCCGCTTTCCCATCAGTCGAACGGCTTCCCGTGAACGGCGACCATGAGGTGATTGTTGTCGGTGTGGAAAAAGGGCCAGTAAGGCCATATGCCTACCGGGGCACGGCCTACCGCAGGGTCGGGAATACGACGGTTGCTATGTCGGCCGACGAGTACAACCGCATGTTAACCGAGCGCATGCATGGCGGACAGCGCTGGGAAAACCAGTCCCTCGCGGGGTGGTCGGTGGACGATCTGGACGAGGCTGAGATTCGACGGACGGTCGCTGAGGCGGTCCGGCGCGGACGGCTGGAGGAGCCTGTAGGTGGAGAACCAACCGACCTCCTGCGCGGACTCGGCCTTCTGCATGACGGCGTGCTGCTTCGGGCGGCGGCGGTGCTGTTCGGCAGCACGGAGCGGCTGGAGTTCGAGATGCCGCAGTGCCTGCTGCGCGTCGCCCGTTTCCGGGGGATCGACCGGATGGAATTCCTGGACAATCGCCAGTTCAACGGCAACGCCTTCACACTCCTGGCGAACGCGGAGCGCTTTCTGCGCGACACCCTGCCCATCGCCGGACGGTTCGAGCAGGACCGATTCGAGCGAATCGACGAGCCCCTATACCCGCCCCTGGCCACGCGAGAGGCGCTGGCCAATGCCCTGTGCCACCGCGACTACTCCATTGGAGGCAGTTCGGTTGGTATAGCGGTCTACGACGACCGCCTTGAGGTCACATCCTCCGGGTCGCTGCACTTCGGCTTGACGCCGGAGAAGCTGTTTGGACCGCATGAGTCGCGGCCGTGGAACCCGTTGATCGCCCGCACCTTCTACCGGCGCGGGATCATCGAGGAATGGGGCAGCGGGACGCTGAAGATGGCCGAGCTCACGAGCAGCGCCGGTCTTCCCGTCCCGGAGATCGAGGATGATGGCGGGGCCGTCACCGTGCGGTTCCGACATGGCCGATTCGTTCCAAGGCCTACAACCAGCGGCGTGAGCGGGCCTGAAGAACGACGGGAGACGATACTCGCCCTGCTGGAAGGCGTGGAGAACGGCTTGACGCGCCGCGAGATTCACGCCCGCGTGGGGTCCGGCATCAGCGAGCGTCAGGTGCGAACGACACTGGAGGAGTTGCGAGACAACGGCCTCGTCATGTCCACGGCTCGCGGCCCATTGACGCGATGGAGACGTGTGGTGGGTGCGGGATAG